One window from the genome of Eucalyptus grandis isolate ANBG69807.140 chromosome 7, ASM1654582v1, whole genome shotgun sequence encodes:
- the LOC104454214 gene encoding LOW QUALITY PROTEIN: fatty acyl-CoA reductase 2, chloroplastic (The sequence of the model RefSeq protein was modified relative to this genomic sequence to represent the inferred CDS: deleted 1 base in 1 codon), translated as MSSFLLGFASATLPCKSAMMIASPRPAIRAHSNQGASNTFLSSKGFREPFLHLLRFPQNNVRDIAPSQNMAIKDMDNRNCRDVGVAAPPTVMDMAWEWRDGVGIIDFLERRNFLVTGATGFVAKDFTSRTNVGKIFLLIKAKDEQAAMQRVKNEIIGCELFICLQQKYGEEYTSFMLSKLVPVKGDIQESNMGIGNDSFRQITQEVDVIVNSAANATLDERYDAALAANTIAPSWLLSFAKNCKKLSLFLHLSTTYVNGERPGILMEKAFEMGESRIDSSTQSKLDVHHEISLVSDLIETLPPNEVPQKLKEIGLARARMYGWQNVYEMTKAMGEMMINADRGRVPVVIVRPSVIESTFREPFPGWIQGYRMLDPLILSYGKGRLPGFLVDPNTVLDVVPADLVANVIIAAMAKHGIAASPSIDVYHAASSTVNPVMACDIFDYSRDYFAASPLTDDQGDEIQITDMEYFSSIDSFSSYIQKDIVEKSGLSKEIGPNSNPKQRSRLEARCKRMAESIIHLAKLYEPYAFYRARFDSWNTRKLMEQMSTKEGNKFPIDLRSINWEDYFTNAHIPGLKRHVIKKASSS; from the exons ATGTCGTCGTTCCTGCTTGGTTTCGCATCAGCAACATTGCCTTGTAAATCCGCTATGATGATTGCATCACCGCGCCCGGCCATTAGAGCCCATTCCAATCAAGGAGCAAGCAACACCTTCCTATCTTCAAAAGGGTTTCGAGAACCATTCCTTCATTTACTGAGATTTCCTCAAAATAATGTCCGGGATATTGCACCTTCGCAAAACATGGCCATCAAAGATATGGATAACCGCAATTGCCGTGACGTTGGTGTTGCCGCCCCTCCCACCGTAATGGATATGGCTTGGGAATGGAGAGATGGTGTCGGAATAATTGACTTTCTAGAGAGAAGGAACTTTCTCGTCACTGGTGCGACTGGGTTTGTCGCGAAAG ATTTTACGAGTCGCACC AACGTAGGGAAGATCTTCCTGCTGATCAAGGCAAAAGACGAGCAAGCTGCCATGCAGAGAGTCAAAAACGAG ATAATAGGGTGCGAGCTGTTCATCTGCCTGCAACAGAAGTATGGAGAAGAGTACACGAGTTTCATGTTGAGCAAGCTCGTTCCAGTCAAGGGCGACATTCAGGAGTCGAACATGGGAATAGGAAACGATTCATTTCGCCAGATAACCCAAGAAGTCGATGTCATCGTAAACTCAGCAGCCAACGCAACTTTGGATGAGAG gTACGATGCAGCTCTAGCCGCGAACACCATTGCGCCTTCTTGGCTTTTAAGCTTCGCCAAGAATTGCAAGAAACTAAGCCTTTTCTTGCACCTGTCTACGA CATATGTGAATGGAGAGAGGCCGGGAATATTAATGGAGAAGGCCTTTGAAATGGGGGAGAGCAGAATAGATTCGTCAACTCAAAGCAAGTTGGACGTCCATCACGAAATTAGTTTGGTTTCAGATCTAATCGAAACACTCCCTCCAAATGAAGTGCCGCAAAAATTGAAGGAGATTGGTTTGGCCAG GGCAAGAATGTATGGGTGGCAGAACGTATACGAAATGACCAAGGCCATGGGTGAGATGATGATAAACGCAGACAGAGGAAGAGTACCGGTTGTCATCGTTCGTCCCAGCGTGATCGAGAGTACTTTTCGAGAGCCTTTTCCAGGATGGATTCAAGGATACAg AATGCTCGACCCCTTGATCTTGTCCTACGGGAAAGGACGGCTCCCTGGTTTCTTAGTTGATCCCAACACTGTTTTGGACGTG GTACCGGCAGACCTAGTTGCGAACGTAATCATCGCAGCCATGGCGAAGCACGGGATCGCCGCGAGCCCCAGCATCGACGTGTACCACGCTGCGTCGTCCACGGTCAATCCAGTGATGGCGTGCGACATTTTTGACTATTCCCGTGACTATTTCGCGGCTTCACCCTTGACGGACGACCAAGGAGATGAGATTCAAATTACCGACATGGAGTATTTCAGCTCAATTGACAGCTTCTCCTCTTACATACAGAAAGACATCGTAGAGAAAAGTGGATTGAGCAAAGAAATTGGCCCTAATTCAAACCCGAAACAACGTTCCAGGCTTGAAGCAAGATGCAAGAGAATGGCAGAGAGTATAATTCACTTGGCTAAGTTGTACGAGCCCTACGCGTTCTACCGTGCAAg GTTCGACAGTTGGAATACACGGAAGTTGATGGAACAAATGTCGACCAAAGAGGGCAATAAATTTCCAATAGATTTGAGAAGCATAAATTGGGAGGATTACTTCACGAATGCCCATATTCCAGGTTTAAAGAGGCATGTCATCAAGAAGGCATCCTCCTCTTGA
- the LOC104455838 gene encoding fatty acyl-CoA reductase 2, chloroplastic: MAIKNKDNRNCHDVRVAALAAPPTIMDMARELRDGIGILNFLEGRNFLVTGATGFLAKVLIEKILRVSPNVGKIFLLIKAKDKQAAMDRVKDEIIGCELFKCLRQQYGEGYTNFMLSKLVPVNGDIRESNMGIGDDSFCQITQEVDVIINSAANTTLDERYDAALVANTIAPSRLLSFAKKCKKLSLFLHLSTTYVNGERPGILMEKAFEMGDSRIDSSTQGKLDVHHEINLASNLIETLPPNEVPQKLKEIGLARPRMYGWQNVYQMTKAMGEMMINADRGRVPVVIVRPSVIESTFQEPFPGWIQGYRVLDPLILSYGKGRLPGFLVNPDTVMDVVPADLVANVIIAAMAKHGIVASPGIDVYHAASSTVNPMTMCDMFDYSHDYFAASPLMDNQGDEIKIADMEYFSSIDSFSSYIQKDIAEKGGLSEEIGPNLNPKERSRLEARCKRMTENLIHLAKLYEPYMFYRARFDSWNTRKLMRQMSTEESNKFPMDLKSVNWEDYFANAHIPGLKRHVIKKPSSPRQDSI, encoded by the exons ATGGCCATCAAAAATAAGGATAACCGCAATTGCCATGACGTTCGTGTTGCTGCCCTTGCTGCCCCTCCCACCATCATGGATATGGCTCGGGAATTGCGAGATGGTATTGGAATACTTAACTTCCTAGAGGGAAGGAACTTTCTCGTCACTGGTGCAACTGGATTTCTCGCGAAAG TTCTCATCGAGAAGATTTTACGAGTCTCACCCAACGTAGGGAAGATCTTCCTGCTGATCAAGGCAAAAGACAAGCAAGCTGCCATGGACAGAGTCAAAGACGAG ATAATAGGTTGTGAGTTGTTCAAATGCCTACGACAACAGTATGGAGAAGGGTACACGAATTTCATGCTGAGCAAGCTCGTTCCAGTCAACGGCGACATTCGGGAGTCGAACATGGGGATAGGAGACGATTCGTTTTGCCAGATAACGCAAGAAGTCGATGTCATCATAAACTCAGCAGCCAACACAACTTTGGATGAGAG GTACGACGCAGCTCTCGTTGCGAACACCATTGCGCCTTCTCGGCTTTTAAGCTTCGCCAAGAAATGCAAGAAACTGAGCCTTTTCTTGCACCTGTCTACGA CATATGTGAATGGAGAGAGACCGGGAATATTAATGGAGAAGGCTTTTGAAATGGGGGATAGCAGAATAGATTCGTCGACTCAAGGCAAGTTGGATGTCCATCACGAAATAAATTTGGCTTCGAATCTAATCGAAACACTCCCTCCAAATGAAGTGCCTCAGAAATTGAAGGAGATTGGCTTGGCCAG GCCAAGAATGTATGGGTGGCAGAACGTATATCAAATGACCAAGGCCATGGGGGAGATGATGATAAACGCAGATAGAGGAAGAGTACCGGTCGTCATCGTTCGTCCCAGCGTGATCGAGAGTACTTTTCAAGAGCCTTTTCCCGGATGGATTCAAGGATACag AGTGCTCGACCCCTTGATCTTGTCCTACGGGAAAGGACGACTCCCTGGCTTCCTAGTCAATCCCGACACAGTTATGGACGTG GTACCGGCAGACCTAGTTGCGAATGTGATCATCGCGGCCATGGCGAAGCATGGGATCGTCGCGAGCCCAGGCATCGACGTGTACCACGCCGCGTCGTCCACTGTCAATCCGATGACAATGTGTGACATGTTCGACTATTCCCACGACTATTTCGCAGCGTCTCCCTTGATGGACAACCAAGGAGACGAGATTAAAATTGCCGATATGGAGTATTTCAGCTCAATCGACAGCTTCTCCTCTTACATACAGAAGGACATCGCAGAGAAAGGTGGATTGAGCGAAGAAATCGGCCCTAATTTAAACCCGAAGGAACGTTCCAGGCTCGAAGCAAGATGCAAGAGAATGACAGAAAATCTAATTCACTTGGCTAAGCTGTACGAACCATACATGTTCTACCGGGCAAG GTTCGACAGTTGGAATACACGAAAGCTGATGAGACAAATGTCGACGGAAGAGAGTAATAAATTTCCAATGGATTTGAAGAGCGTAAATTGGGAGGATTACTTTGCAAATGCCCATATTCCAGGCCTAAAGAGGCATGTCATCAAGAAGCCATCCTCCCCTCGACAAGATTCCATTTAA